One Brassica napus cultivar Da-Ae chromosome A1, Da-Ae, whole genome shotgun sequence genomic region harbors:
- the LOC106414108 gene encoding cellulose synthase-like protein G2, with protein sequence MEPQRKHSAALHTCYPCRRTIPYRIYAVIHTCGIISLMYHHAHSLATAGTTLTTSLLLIADVVLAFMWATTTCLRFNPVHRTEYPKRYLAKPKEEFPKLDVFICTADPYKEPPMMVVNTALSVMAYDYPSDKLSVYVSDDGGSSLTLFALMEAAMFSEHWLPFCKKNSVEDRSPEVYFSSKSQYWTDEAGNIKTMYEDMKKRVEHVVHSSKVDTRHDHPTIVKVLQSDETDIMPNLIYVSREKNRASPHHFKAGALNTLLRVSSVMTNSPVILTLDCDMYSNNPRSPLHALCYFSDPKLNPSLGFVQFPQKFRGVNKNDIYASELRRPFVINMAGFDGLMGSTYVGTGCFFNRRAFYGPPTNLILPEVDELGPNWIADKPIKAQDILAWAHDVAGCNYERNSNWGSKIGFRYGSLVEDYNTGYRLHCEGWRSIFCNPPKIAFYGDSPKCLIDVVSQQKRWTIGLLEVAFSRFSPITYGVRSTSLLTGMAYSQYAFWAFSSIPLVIYGFLPQVALLYGVSVFPKPSDPWFWLYIFLFLGAYGQDLLDFVLEGGTCHCWWNDQRMWLIRGFSSFIFGSIEFTLKNLNLSTHGFNLTSKVNDDDKQSKRYEQEMFDFGASSIMFFPITTVAIVNLLAFVCGLYGVFVWGEGLVLELMLVSFAVVNSLPIYMAMLLREDDGKLPKNVCILAGILTCFVVVSGFFVLK encoded by the exons ATGGAACCTCAGAGAAAGCACTCGGCAGCCCTCCACACGTGTTATCCGTGCCGGCGCACCATTCCGTACAGAATATACGCCGTAATTCACACGTGTGGTATCATATCCCTCATGTACCACCATGCACACTCACTTGCCACAGCAGGCACAACTCTAACAACATCTCTTCTTCTCATCGCCGACGTCGTTCTCGCCTTCATGTGGGCCACCACAACGTGCCTCCGGTTCAACCCGGTTCACCGGACTGAGTACCCTAAGAGATATTTAGCTAAACCGAAGGAGGAGTTTCCGAAGCTGGACGTGTTTATATGCACGGCTGATCCATACAAGGAGCCTCCGATGATGGTGGTGAACACCGCCTTATCAGTGATGGCCTACGATTATCCGTCTGATAAGTTATCGGTGTATGTATCGGACGATGGAGGATCGTCGTTGACTTTGTTTGCTTTGATGGAGGCTGCCATGTTCTCTGAGCATTGGTTGCCTTTTTGCAAGAAGAATAGTGTTGAAGATCGGTCCCCTGAAGTTTATTTCTCATCAAAGTCACAATATTGGACTGATGAAGCTGGGAATATTAAG ACCATGTATGAAGATATGAAGAAGAGAGTAGAACATGTTGTGCATAGTAGCAAAGTTGATACTCGTCATGACCATCCTACTATTGTCAAG GTGCTACAAAGTGACGAGACAGATATAATGCCAAACCTAATCTATGTATCAAGAGAGAAGAATAGAGCTTCACCACATCATTTCAAAGCCGGTGCTCTAAATACATTG TTACGAGTATCCTCGGTGATGACAAACTCACCGGTAATTCTAACGCTAGACTGTGACATGTACTCAAACAATCCAAGAAGCCCACTTCATGCTTTGTGCTATTTTTCAGACCCTAAACTCAATCCTAGTTTAGGATTTGTGCAGTTTCCTCAGAAGTTTCGTGGAGTAAACAAAAACGATATTTATGCATCCGAGCTCAGACGCCCCTTTGTCATCAATATGGCTGGTTTTGATGGGCTTATGGGCTCAACTTACGTGGGAACAGGGTGTTTCTTTAATCGACGGGCTTTTTATGGACCTCCGACTAATTTGATTTTACCTGAGGTAGATGAGCTTGGTCCAAATTGGATTGCTGATAAGCCTATCAAGGCCCAAGATATTTTGGCTTGGGCACACGATGTAGCTGGATGTAACTACGAGCGAAATTCCAATTGGGGATCCAAG ATTGGATTCAGATATGGATCTTTAGTAGAAGACTACAATACAGGATATAGACTCCACTGTGAAGGGTGGAGATCAATCTTTTGCAACCCtccaaaaatagcattttatggAGATTCTCCAAAATGCCTAATTGATGTAGTGAGCCAACAAAAAAGATGGACTATTGGACTTCTTGAAGTTGCCTTCTCGAGGTTTAGCCCTATCACGTATGGGGTCAGATCAACGAGCTTATTAACAGGCATGGCCTATAGCCAGTATGCATTTTGGGCGTTTTCGTCAATTCCTCTTGTCATCTATGGGTTCTTGCCCCAAGTTGCTCTCCTCTATGGAGTTAGCGTCTTTCCCAAGCCATCGGATCCATGGTTTTGGCTTTACATCTTCTTGTTCCTTGGTGCATATGGTCAAGATCTATTAGATTTTGTATTAGAAGGAGGTACTTGTCACTGCTGGTGGAATGATCAAAGGATGTGGTTGATTAGAGGATTCTCTTCATTCATCTTTGGCTCCATAGAGTTCACTCTTAAAAATCTAAACCTATCTACACATGGATTCAACCTCACTAGCAAAGTCAACGATGATGACAAACAGAGTAAGAGATACGAGCAAGAAATGTTTGATTTTGGGGCCTCTTCGATCATGTTTTTCCCCATTACTACGGTGGCGATCGTCAATCTGCTTGCCTTTGTCTGTGGGCTTTATGGTGTGTTCGTTTGGGGAGAAGGACTCGTACTTGAGTTGATGCTGGTTAGCTTTGCGGTGGTGAATAGCTTACCGATCTATATGGCTATGTTGCTTAGGGAAGATGAtggaaaattaccaaaaaatgtttgtaTCTTAGCTGGAATCCTCacttgttttgttgttgtgtcAGGTTTCTTCGTCCTCAAGTAA
- the LOC106414107 gene encoding cellulose synthase-like protein G2 encodes MELHTSEQSATHHTCHPCRRVIPYRIYAVVHTCGIIALMYHHAYSLLTEHTALTSFLLLLSDVVLAFMWASTTSLRLNPVHRTEYPEKYFSKPEEHFPKLDVFICTADPYKEPPMMVANTVLSVMAFGYPSYKVSVYVSDDGGSSLTLFALMEAAKFSEHWLPFCKKNNVQDRSPEVYFSLKSSSCTEEAENLKKMYEDVKERVEHVVNIGKVDQDQFREVFDLLDHKFTPQDHPSIIKVLQNNETGITPNLIYVSREKSRATPHHFKAGALNTLLRVSSVMTNSPIILTLDCDMYSNNPTTPLHALCYLSDPKINSGLGFVQFPQRFQGINRNDIYASELIHPFDINMVGYDGLMGPIHVGTGCFFNRRVFYGPPANLILPELDELAPNRIADKPIKAHTVLALAHNVAGCNYEHNTNWGSKIGFRYGSLVEDYYTGFMLHCEGWRSMFCRPQRAAFYGSAPKRLTDVVWQQMRWSIGLLEMGFSRYSPFTYGLKSLGLFTGLGYCYYVVWPFCSIPLTVYGVLPQLALIYGIRVFPKPSDQWFWLYIFLSLGAYAQDLADFLLEGGTCQKWWNDQRMWLIRGLSSFFFGMIEYTLKNLNLSTPGFNVTSKANGDDEQKKRYEQEIFDFAPSSSIFLPMTAVAVLNLFAFVSGLYGLFAWGEGLSLELMLASFVVVNSLPIYEAMVLRKDDGKLQKGICFLAGILTLVLILGGYFLLK; translated from the exons atgGAGCTTCATACTAGTGAACAATCGGCAACCCACCACACGTGCCATCCGTGCCGGCGAGTCATTCCATACAGAATCTACGCCGTAGTTCACACGTGTGGTATCATAGCCCTCATGTATCACCATGCATATTCACTTCTGACAGAACACACCGCTCTAACatcgtttcttcttctcctctccgACGTCGTTCTCGCTTTCATGTGGGCCAGCACAACGTCCCTCCGGCTAAACCCGGTTCATCGAACCGAGTACcctgaaaaatatttttctaaaccGGAAGAGCATTTCCCGAAGCTAGACGTGTTCATATGCACTGCTGATCCTTACAAGGAGCCTCCCATGATGGTGGCCAACACGGTCTTATCAGTGATGGCATTCGGTTACCCGTCTTATAAGGTCTCTGTCTACGTATCGGATGATGGTGGATCGTCATTAACGTTGTTTGCTTTGATGGAGGCTGCTAAGTTCTCTGAGCATTGGTTGCCTTTTTGCAAGAAGAATAATGTTCAAGATCGGTCTCCTGAAGTTTATTTTTCCTTGAAGTCAAGTTCTTGTACTGAGGAAGCTGAAAATCTTAAG AAAATGTATGAAGATGTGAAGGAGAGAGTAGAACATGTGGTGAATATTGGCAAAGTTGATCAAGATCAGTTTCGTGAGGTCTTCGATTTGTTGGACCACAAATTCACTCCTCAGGACCATCCAAGTATTATTAAG GTTCTACAAAACAACGAGACAGGGATAACGCCAAACCTAATATATGTATCAAGAGAGAAGAGTAGAGCTACACCACATCATTTCAAAGCCGGTGCTCTTAATACATTG tTACGAGTTTCTTCGGTGATGACAAACTCACCAATCATTCTAACACTAGATTGTGACATGTACTCAAACAATCCCACAACACCTCTTCATGCTTTGTGCTATTTGTCAGACCCTAAGATAAATTCCGGTTTAGGATTTGTTCAATTTCCTCAGAGATTTCAAGGAATTAACAGAAACGATATATATGCATCAGAGCTCATACATCCCTTTGACATCAATATGGTTGGGTATGATGGTCTTATGGGCCCAATTCACGTGGGCACTGGGTGCTTTTTCAATCGACGAGTTTTCTACGGGCCTCCAGCTAATTTGATTTTGCCTGAGTTAGATGAACTTGCGCCAAATAGGATTGCAGATAAGCCCATTAAGGCCCATACTGTTTTGGCATTGGCACACAATGTAGCTGGATGCAACTACGAGCATAACACCAATTGGGGATCCAAG ATTGGATTCAGATATGGATCATTAGTAGAAGACTACTACACAGGGTTCATGCTTCATTGTGAAGGATGGAGATCAATGTTTTGTAGACCCCAAAGAGCTGCTTTTTATGGAAGCGCCCCAAAACGCCTAACAGATGTAGTGTGGCAACAAATGCGTTGGTCCATTGGTCTTCTTGAAATGGGGTTTTCAAGGTATAGCCCATTCACCTATGGTTTGAAGTCATTAGGCCTGTTTACAGGCTTAGGCTATTGCTACTATGTGGTTTGGCCGTTTTGCTCAATTCCTCTTACCGTTTATGGGGTTTTACCTCAGCTTGCCCTAATATATGGGATTAGAGTGTTCCCCAAGCCATCAGACCAATGGTTTTGGCTTTACATCTTCTTGTCCCTTGGTGCATATGCGCAAGATCTAGCAGATTTTTTGTTGGAAGGAGGAACTTGTCAGAAATGGTGGAACGATCAGAGAATGTGGCTGATAAGAGGGCTCTCTTCATTCTTCTTTGGTATGATAGAGTACACTCTCAAAAACCTAAACCTCTCCACACCTGGATTCAATGTCACCAGTAAAGCCAATGGTGATGACGAACAAAAGAAGCGGTACGAGCAAGAAATATTCGATTTTGCGCCCTCTTCGTCCATTTTCTTACCCATGACCGCAGTGGCCGTCCTGAATCTCTTTGCTTTCGTCTCGGGGCTCTATGGTCTTTTCGCATGGGGAGAAGGACTCAGCCTTGAGCTGATGCTTGCAAGCTTCGTGGTGGTGAATAGCTTACCGATCTATGAAGCCATGGTGCTGAGGAAAGATGATGGAAAGTTACAAAAGGGTATTTGTTTCTTAGCTGGGATACTCACACTTGTTCTTATTCTGGGAGGTTACTTTTTACTCAAGTAA
- the LOC106414116 gene encoding probable E3 ubiquitin-protein ligase RHA4A, with protein sequence MVDPQTPIPPHLYPQAVQLKLYQAFIFSIPILFSIILFLLFYLFYLKRRASALSSPPPMILPVSSTHQPSSHLTSVCLLDVKVELKDKLHVVFFNEELETRDSLCCVCLGEFELKEELVEMPSCKHIFHLDCIHLWLYSHTTCPLCRSSVFIPSTKTSVDDNDHPDSSQTSPV encoded by the exons ATGGTTGATCCTCAAACACCAATCCCACCTCACCTATATCCACAAGCAGTTCAACTCAAACTCTATCAAGCCTTCATCTTTTCCATTCCCATCTTATTCTCTATCATTCTCTTCCTCCTGTTCTATCTTTTTTACCTTAAGAGAAGAGCTTCTGCTCTCTCCTCTCCTCCTCCGATGATTCTTCCTGTTTCCTCGACCCACCAGCCTTCTTCTCATCTCACCTCG GTTTGTTTGTTAGATGTGAAAGTAGAGCTCAAAGACAAGCTTCATGTCGTTTTTTTCAATGAAGAGCTAGAAACAAGAGATTCTCT ATGTTGCGTATGTTTGGGAGAATTCGAGTTAAAGGAAGAGTTGGTGGAAATGCCTTCATGCAAACATATATTTCATCTCGATTGTATTCACCTTTGGCTCTATTCTCATACCACTTGCCCTCTCTGTCGCTCCTCTGTCTTCATCCCTTCGACCAAAACCTCGGTGGACGACAACGACCATCCAGACTCTTCCCAAACGTCACCGGTTTGA